The Caldisericum sp. genome has a segment encoding these proteins:
- a CDS encoding RnfABCDGE type electron transport complex subunit D: MANYDIDLVVTSAPHIRDKVTTTSIMRDVIIALTPALIGSIFIFGIRALIVVLVSVVSSVLAEVVGNLLFHKKPSLNDLSASVTGLLLAMTLPPSSPWWMVVIGAFSGILLGKMIFGGIGSNPFNPALVGRAVLMVSWPTQMTTWVKPFSAFNQPLDVITTATPLNVVKLQGYAQLLSEFGTKANLYKALFLGTIGGSLGETSALLLLIGGIYLIARKVIDWKIPVIYIATVFVLSPLFGRDPLFSILAGGLFLGAFFMATDYSSSPITPLGKVYYAIFIGFLTVLIRQFGSYPEGVMFSILLGNAVVPYFDKIMPRVYGVFPKKEVAK, translated from the coding sequence ATGGCTAATTACGATATAGACCTTGTTGTTACATCAGCGCCACACATAAGAGACAAAGTTACAACCACCTCCATAATGAGAGATGTGATAATCGCACTTACCCCTGCTCTTATTGGAAGTATTTTTATATTCGGTATAAGGGCATTGATTGTAGTTTTAGTTTCTGTTGTATCATCAGTACTTGCTGAAGTTGTTGGAAACTTACTTTTCCATAAAAAGCCATCTTTAAACGACCTTTCCGCATCGGTTACGGGGCTTCTTCTTGCGATGACCTTGCCTCCATCATCTCCATGGTGGATGGTTGTTATCGGTGCATTTTCTGGGATCCTTTTAGGAAAGATGATTTTTGGTGGCATTGGGTCGAATCCATTTAACCCTGCTCTTGTGGGGAGAGCGGTTTTAATGGTTTCCTGGCCAACCCAAATGACTACCTGGGTGAAGCCCTTTTCAGCCTTTAATCAGCCACTCGATGTAATTACCACTGCAACACCCTTAAATGTTGTCAAGTTACAAGGATATGCACAATTACTTTCAGAGTTTGGGACAAAGGCAAATCTTTACAAGGCACTTTTCCTTGGCACGATAGGAGGTAGTTTAGGTGAGACTTCCGCTCTACTTCTCTTGATAGGCGGCATATATCTTATTGCAAGGAAAGTTATCGACTGGAAGATACCAGTGATTTATATTGCAACTGTATTTGTTCTTTCTCCTCTTTTTGGAAGGGATCCGCTATTTTCGATTCTTGCAGGTGGGCTTTTCCTCGGTGCCTTCTTTATGGCAACTGATTACAGTTCTTCACCAATCACTCCACTTGGAAAAGTTTACTATGCAATCTTTATTGGTTTCCTTACTGTATTGATAAGACAGTTTGGTTCATACCCAGAAGGTGTTATGTTTTCAATTCTTTTAGGAAACGCAGTTGTTCCTTATTTTGATAAGATTATGCCAAGGGTTTATGGTGTTTTCCCTAAAAAAGAGGTGGCAAAATGA
- a CDS encoding valine--tRNA ligase, with amino-acid sequence MELAKEYSHKDVEDKIYRMWEEGHCFDSEVRPGKENFVIVMPPPNVTGKLHIGHALNFTLQDIFVRFNRMFGKETLWLPGIDHAGIATQSVVERELLSKGIKKDDLGREKFLEEVWKWKEQYGNTIIEQSKKLGVSADWRRLRFTLDEKYVNAVLEAFVRYYEEGLLYRGERIINWCPRCHTALSDIEVEYEEEKGKLYYIKYPLENSNDYIVVATTRPETMLGDTAVAVHPEDERYKNLVGKYVILPIVGRRIPIVQDTAVDPQFGTGAVKVTPAHSPDDFEIAKRHNLPSLTVINDVARMINVPEPYLGLTTMEAREKVVEDLAKDGYLLKVEDYVHSVGHCQRCHTVVEPLVSKQWFLSMKSLAEEAKEAVASGKVKITPEKWVKVYYDWLNNIRDWCVSRQLWWGHRIPAYYCEDCGEVIVSKEPVTTCPKCGSTHIKQDEDVLDTWFSSALWPFATLGWPEDTAELNYYYPTTLLITGYDILFFWVARMIWSGMHFMKKEPFYTVMLHGLVRDEKGRKMSKSLKNIVDPLDLINEYGADALRFTLASLTTVGGQDINLSKEKLKASRNFVNKIWNASRFVLMNLEGFNPNEIDEKDLDLELEDKWFLSRLNRHLKMEVEYLNAYDLGEAARRIYEFVWGEFCDWYIELSKVRLYGDDEKKKKTVQYLLWKSLVSILKMLHPYMPFATEEIYSYVPFVEKPLIKAEFPKVEESLINDKIEKDAEFIFGVVRGLRSLKAELGIPVVTPLNAYFASLDENEVNLINTEKDKILKLAHLSNLTYVDKKPTRVLKTVVQGTTVYMELPFDVDLEKEKERFAKKLKEVDAELKSISSRLMNPVFLEKASPEVVAKDRERQKELEKTKAALLSHIEDLEG; translated from the coding sequence ATGGAACTTGCAAAGGAATACAGCCATAAGGATGTAGAAGATAAGATTTATAGGATGTGGGAGGAGGGGCACTGCTTTGATTCAGAGGTTCGCCCCGGTAAAGAAAATTTTGTTATAGTTATGCCTCCCCCGAATGTCACTGGAAAATTACACATAGGACATGCCTTGAACTTCACTTTGCAGGACATTTTCGTGAGATTTAACAGGATGTTTGGAAAAGAGACTTTATGGCTTCCAGGCATTGACCATGCAGGTATAGCAACGCAATCGGTTGTAGAAAGAGAATTGCTTTCGAAAGGCATAAAGAAGGATGACCTTGGAAGGGAAAAGTTTCTTGAAGAGGTTTGGAAATGGAAAGAGCAATACGGCAATACTATCATTGAACAGTCTAAAAAACTTGGGGTGTCCGCAGATTGGAGAAGATTGCGTTTTACACTTGATGAGAAATATGTAAATGCGGTATTGGAAGCCTTTGTAAGATATTACGAAGAAGGTTTGCTTTACAGGGGCGAAAGAATAATCAATTGGTGTCCTCGATGTCACACAGCACTCTCCGATATTGAAGTTGAGTACGAAGAGGAAAAAGGAAAACTCTACTACATAAAGTATCCACTTGAAAATAGTAACGATTATATCGTTGTTGCAACGACCCGACCAGAAACAATGCTTGGCGATACTGCTGTTGCAGTCCACCCTGAAGATGAGCGCTACAAAAATCTTGTTGGAAAATATGTAATTCTTCCCATCGTTGGAAGAAGGATACCGATTGTTCAGGACACTGCAGTTGACCCTCAGTTTGGGACAGGCGCAGTAAAAGTAACTCCTGCCCACTCTCCCGATGACTTTGAAATCGCAAAGAGGCATAACCTTCCTTCGTTAACTGTTATTAACGATGTTGCAAGGATGATAAATGTTCCTGAGCCGTACCTTGGACTTACAACGATGGAAGCAAGAGAAAAAGTCGTAGAGGACCTTGCAAAAGATGGGTATCTTCTTAAGGTTGAGGATTATGTCCACTCAGTAGGACATTGTCAGAGGTGCCATACTGTTGTTGAGCCGCTTGTTTCGAAGCAGTGGTTCCTCTCAATGAAATCGCTTGCAGAAGAGGCAAAAGAGGCGGTAGCTTCAGGAAAAGTAAAAATAACACCAGAAAAATGGGTTAAAGTTTATTATGATTGGTTGAACAACATAAGGGATTGGTGTGTGTCAAGGCAACTGTGGTGGGGGCACAGGATTCCTGCTTACTACTGCGAGGATTGCGGTGAAGTGATCGTTTCAAAAGAGCCTGTTACAACGTGTCCAAAATGTGGAAGCACGCATATAAAACAGGATGAAGATGTACTCGATACTTGGTTTTCTTCTGCTCTCTGGCCTTTTGCTACACTTGGCTGGCCAGAAGATACTGCGGAACTCAATTACTATTATCCAACTACACTTCTCATTACTGGATATGATATCCTTTTCTTCTGGGTTGCAAGAATGATCTGGAGCGGAATGCACTTTATGAAAAAAGAGCCTTTCTATACAGTAATGTTACACGGACTTGTAAGGGATGAAAAGGGAAGAAAGATGAGTAAATCCCTTAAGAACATCGTTGATCCACTCGACCTTATTAATGAATACGGCGCTGATGCTTTAAGGTTTACACTTGCTTCGCTTACGACGGTTGGCGGTCAGGATATTAATCTCTCGAAAGAAAAACTGAAGGCTTCAAGGAACTTTGTAAATAAAATATGGAATGCCTCAAGATTTGTTCTTATGAACCTTGAGGGATTTAACCCAAATGAAATTGACGAAAAAGACCTCGACCTTGAACTTGAAGATAAGTGGTTCTTAAGCAGATTAAACAGGCATCTTAAGATGGAAGTTGAGTATTTGAATGCATACGATCTTGGAGAGGCTGCAAGAAGAATTTACGAATTTGTTTGGGGAGAATTTTGCGATTGGTATATTGAATTGTCGAAAGTAAGGCTCTACGGGGACGATGAGAAAAAGAAGAAAACAGTGCAGTATCTTTTGTGGAAGTCGCTTGTTTCAATTTTAAAGATGCTTCATCCGTATATGCCATTTGCAACAGAAGAAATCTACTCTTATGTGCCATTTGTTGAAAAGCCTCTTATAAAAGCAGAGTTCCCAAAGGTTGAGGAAAGCCTTATAAACGACAAAATTGAAAAAGATGCAGAGTTCATTTTTGGAGTGGTAAGAGGGTTAAGAAGTTTGAAGGCAGAGTTGGGAATTCCTGTTGTTACTCCTCTTAACGCATATTTTGCCTCTCTTGACGAGAATGAAGTAAATCTTATAAACACCGAAAAAGATAAGATTCTAAAACTTGCCCACCTTTCAAATCTTACTTATGTTGATAAAAAGCCAACCAGGGTTTTAAAGACAGTTGTTCAAGGGACAACAGTTTATATGGAACTTCCATTTGATGTAGATCTTGAAAAAGAAAAAGAGCGTTTTGCAAAGAAGTTAAAAGAGGTTGATGCAGAATTAAAATCCATTAGTTCAAGGCTTATGAATCCTGTATTCCTTGAGAAGGCATCACCTGAAGTTGTAGCAAAAGATAGAGAGCGACAGAAAGAACTTGAGAAGACAAAGGCTGCACTTTTAAGCCACATCGAGGATCTTGAAGGTTAG
- a CDS encoding DUF296 domain-containing protein, with amino-acid sequence MTIKEGNSTIAIRLYDGEDFMESLKIACKNYKIDSAVISGIGMFRKVEIGFWNGHEYETRVFDGLSEIVSLQGNIGVTEKEGDLVIHVHTAIGLRDHSVVGGHLVNAILYNGEIFIERLHNISLLRKEEPSGLKGLNPA; translated from the coding sequence ATGACTATAAAAGAAGGTAACAGTACTATTGCAATAAGGCTTTATGATGGCGAGGACTTTATGGAGTCCTTGAAAATTGCATGCAAAAATTACAAAATTGACAGTGCAGTTATTTCTGGTATTGGAATGTTTAGAAAAGTAGAAATTGGCTTCTGGAATGGTCACGAGTATGAAACGAGGGTCTTTGATGGTCTTTCGGAAATTGTTTCACTCCAGGGTAATATAGGCGTAACAGAAAAAGAGGGAGACCTTGTAATCCATGTACATACTGCAATAGGCTTACGCGATCACTCCGTTGTAGGTGGTCATCTTGTAAATGCTATCCTGTATAACGGAGAAATTTTTATTGAAAGACTTCATAATATATCACTTCTTCGAAAAGAAGAACCAAGCGGCCTTAAGGGCTTAAATCCCGCATAA
- a CDS encoding electron transport complex subunit RsxA has product MSYIENLLKIFVSSAVINNIILIQFLGLCSYIGLTDSLPNSIGMSFAVIFVTVSSSILAWMIDNWILIPTGLQSALQITAFILVIGSFVGLVEMYIKKASPNLYKAMGIYLPLIATNCLILGVTFINSMNHYDFVESIVSGFGISFGYAIAMLLLAGIRERLRNSDVPEFFKGKAIAFMISGILSLAFLGFSGMIK; this is encoded by the coding sequence ATGAGTTATATTGAGAATCTTCTTAAGATTTTTGTATCTTCTGCAGTTATAAATAATATTATTCTTATTCAGTTTTTGGGACTTTGCTCTTATATCGGTCTTACTGACAGTTTGCCAAATTCCATTGGTATGAGTTTTGCAGTTATTTTTGTTACTGTTTCATCCTCGATTCTTGCCTGGATGATTGACAACTGGATTCTTATACCAACAGGACTTCAATCTGCCCTTCAAATCACTGCATTCATTCTCGTTATTGGTTCTTTTGTAGGTCTTGTTGAAATGTATATCAAAAAGGCATCCCCAAATCTTTACAAGGCAATGGGTATTTATCTTCCCTTGATTGCAACAAACTGTCTTATACTTGGAGTAACATTTATTAATTCAATGAACCATTACGATTTTGTAGAATCGATTGTTTCAGGATTTGGAATTTCCTTTGGCTATGCAATTGCAATGCTTCTTCTTGCAGGCATTAGGGAAAGATTAAGAAACTCCGATGTTCCCGAATTTTTCAAAGGGAAGGCAATAGCCTTTATGATATCTGGTATTCTTTCTCTTGCTTTCCTTGGATTTAGTGGAATGATTAAATAG
- a CDS encoding FMN-binding protein — protein MKSVVKFAITLGLIAAITGFALAIVYQITKPIIEAQDLKALQQGLSEIFPGDYEFVKLDKPISSGDPSVQITESYLVKDKSTQKNVGMVARVVVPGSQAPIEMLVGIKSDGTVSGVKILKLNETAGLGANADNPKYYVDKKNKITFLGQFIGKNVEKDKLIPKEDIIAMSGATITSRAVSTGVKVAGQAIVSYLKEAGQ, from the coding sequence ATGAAAAGTGTTGTTAAGTTTGCTATAACTTTGGGGCTTATTGCTGCTATTACTGGTTTTGCACTTGCTATTGTTTATCAGATAACTAAACCTATTATTGAAGCACAGGACCTAAAGGCTCTTCAACAGGGACTTTCTGAAATTTTTCCTGGCGATTATGAGTTTGTAAAATTGGATAAACCTATTAGCTCCGGAGACCCATCTGTTCAAATAACTGAGTCTTATCTTGTAAAGGATAAGTCAACTCAGAAAAACGTTGGAATGGTTGCAAGAGTTGTAGTTCCTGGTTCTCAAGCACCTATCGAGATGCTTGTAGGTATTAAAAGTGATGGAACTGTTTCAGGAGTTAAGATTCTTAAGTTGAACGAAACTGCAGGACTTGGTGCGAATGCTGATAATCCTAAATATTATGTTGATAAGAAGAACAAAATAACTTTTCTGGGTCAGTTTATAGGGAAAAATGTTGAGAAAGACAAACTTATACCTAAAGAGGATATTATTGCAATGAGTGGTGCAACTATAACTTCTCGTGCAGTATCGACTGGTGTAAAAGTTGCAGGTCAGGCAATTGTCTCTTATCTTAAGGAGGCAGGGCAATGA
- a CDS encoding RnfABCDGE type electron transport complex subunit B: protein MKDILISVFTLGILGALFGVLLGVFNEKFKVEESPLAQAIYEVLPHGECGACGFPGCHPCAEAIAEGRASYDACVVGGKEVEEKIRKIMEEAKSQS, encoded by the coding sequence ATGAAAGATATTTTAATCTCTGTTTTTACTCTCGGAATCCTTGGAGCGTTATTTGGCGTGCTTTTGGGTGTTTTTAATGAGAAATTTAAAGTTGAGGAAAGTCCTTTAGCACAGGCAATCTATGAAGTGCTTCCACATGGAGAGTGCGGTGCATGTGGTTTTCCAGGGTGTCATCCCTGCGCTGAAGCAATTGCTGAAGGAAGGGCTTCATATGATGCATGTGTTGTTGGTGGAAAAGAGGTTGAAGAGAAAATAAGAAAAATTATGGAGGAGGCAAAATCGCAGTCTTGA
- the rsxC gene encoding electron transport complex subunit RsxC, protein MKVFTYSPGGVHPDESKLTKDLPFEVFNAPPIAVIPLQQHTGAPNTPTVKVGDYVKVGQKIGDSTQVVSAPVHATVSGKVIAIEERLCPTGAKVQSVVIENDYKDDWVELTPRSSFEDLSGEELVKIIREKGIVGLGGAAFPTAVKLTPPKGKVIDTIIGNGAECEPYLTVDHRNMLEYPEKIIKGILIEMKITGAKKGIIAVEENKIDAANVLQNKINELGVKDVEVVLVKTKYPQGGEKQLIKAVLGREVPSGGLPLDVGVVVQNVGTLKAITEAVLEDKPLIERGVTVSGNAVSKPGNYIIRIGTPASFIIETLGLNRKLRKLIFGGPMTGIAQSTVDVPVLKGTSGILMFGDEALEMAPEEESPCIRCASCVDSCPMGLMPVLIDHASRKNDLKTAESLHALDCIECGVCSYVCPAKRHLTENIKKVKQAIIKQRKIEAAKQAAFEKLKAQRMKEKENSQKEVKNG, encoded by the coding sequence ATGAAAGTATTTACTTATTCACCCGGTGGCGTTCATCCGGATGAGAGTAAACTAACAAAAGATCTGCCTTTTGAAGTTTTTAATGCTCCTCCAATTGCAGTTATTCCGCTCCAGCAACACACAGGTGCACCCAATACTCCAACAGTAAAAGTGGGTGACTATGTAAAGGTTGGACAAAAGATTGGGGATTCTACACAAGTTGTTTCTGCGCCTGTGCATGCAACCGTTTCTGGAAAAGTAATTGCAATTGAAGAGAGATTGTGCCCAACTGGTGCAAAAGTTCAAAGTGTTGTAATTGAAAACGATTACAAAGACGACTGGGTTGAACTTACCCCAAGATCATCTTTTGAGGATCTTTCGGGTGAGGAACTTGTAAAAATTATTAGAGAAAAAGGTATAGTCGGTTTAGGTGGTGCGGCATTTCCAACTGCTGTAAAACTAACTCCTCCAAAGGGAAAGGTTATTGATACAATCATTGGAAATGGTGCTGAATGCGAACCATACCTTACTGTTGACCACAGAAATATGCTTGAATACCCTGAGAAGATAATAAAAGGAATTCTCATTGAGATGAAGATAACCGGTGCAAAGAAGGGTATTATTGCAGTCGAAGAGAACAAAATCGATGCAGCAAATGTGCTTCAAAATAAGATAAATGAGTTAGGGGTAAAAGATGTTGAGGTTGTCCTTGTAAAAACCAAGTATCCTCAGGGAGGAGAAAAACAACTCATCAAGGCTGTCCTTGGAAGAGAGGTTCCTTCAGGTGGTTTGCCTCTTGATGTTGGAGTGGTTGTCCAAAATGTTGGGACACTCAAAGCAATTACCGAGGCAGTGCTCGAGGACAAACCTCTTATTGAAAGAGGCGTTACGGTTTCAGGAAATGCAGTTTCAAAGCCAGGAAACTACATTATCAGGATTGGAACTCCTGCTTCATTTATCATAGAAACGCTTGGACTTAATAGAAAATTAAGAAAACTCATATTTGGTGGTCCTATGACAGGAATTGCCCAGTCAACAGTTGATGTGCCGGTTCTTAAGGGAACTTCCGGCATTCTTATGTTTGGTGATGAAGCCCTTGAAATGGCACCGGAAGAAGAATCACCCTGCATTAGGTGTGCAAGTTGTGTTGACTCTTGTCCTATGGGACTTATGCCAGTTCTCATTGATCATGCCTCAAGAAAGAACGACCTCAAAACTGCAGAATCACTTCATGCTCTTGACTGTATCGAATGTGGTGTATGCTCTTATGTATGTCCAGCAAAGAGGCATTTAACAGAGAACATAAAGAAGGTAAAGCAGGCAATTATAAAGCAAAGAAAGATTGAAGCAGCAAAACAGGCAGCCTTTGAAAAGTTAAAGGCACAGAGAATGAAAGAAAAAGAGAACTCCCAAAAGGAGGTAAAAAATGGCTAA
- the lspA gene encoding signal peptidase II, with protein sequence MKNDRYFYMVAILVLLVDQISKIIVRKAIPPGKEIPIVKGVFSLTHIINPGSLFGLFQNGTSILIVSSFFVMAAIIYIERIINIPYKELAFGLILGGIAGNLIDRIIFRGVTDFLFIHHFPVFNIADASIDIGIAVFIIAYLKYGK encoded by the coding sequence ATGAAAAACGATAGATATTTTTACATGGTTGCAATTTTGGTTTTGCTTGTTGACCAGATTTCTAAGATTATTGTAAGAAAGGCAATTCCTCCTGGAAAAGAGATTCCAATAGTAAAAGGGGTCTTTTCTCTTACTCACATTATTAATCCCGGGTCACTTTTTGGCTTATTCCAAAATGGGACATCAATACTTATCGTTTCTAGTTTTTTCGTCATGGCTGCCATAATATACATCGAGAGGATAATAAACATTCCTTATAAGGAATTGGCATTTGGGTTAATTTTGGGAGGAATTGCGGGCAACCTTATCGATAGGATAATTTTTAGAGGCGTAACCGATTTTTTGTTCATACACCACTTCCCGGTATTTAACATAGCAGACGCCTCAATCGATATAGGCATTGCAGTATTCATAATTGCGTATTTGAAATATGGAAAATAA
- the rsxE gene encoding electron transport complex subunit RsxE — protein MKKKLDIIWNAIIPNNPVLIISIGLCSTIAVSNSVQSALLMTFAFAMVQIPSNIIVSAMRKIIPNEIRVPIFVTVIAAFTTIAALISQAYFNAVYQIIKLYILLVVVNCIIIGRAEAFAYQNGIFDSFLDGVGNTIGYGLVLLTIAVVRELIGKGALAGIQILPDSYQPMLLMVLPPSGFIMIGILTGAIETYLRKKGGKK, from the coding sequence ATGAAAAAGAAACTTGATATAATTTGGAATGCAATCATACCAAATAACCCTGTTTTGATAATTTCGATTGGCTTATGCTCTACTATTGCTGTTTCTAATTCTGTTCAAAGTGCGCTTCTTATGACTTTTGCATTTGCAATGGTTCAGATACCATCAAACATAATTGTTTCTGCGATGAGAAAAATAATTCCTAACGAAATAAGAGTTCCTATATTTGTTACGGTTATCGCTGCATTTACGACTATAGCAGCACTTATTTCTCAAGCATACTTCAATGCCGTTTACCAGATAATAAAACTTTATATCCTTCTTGTTGTGGTAAACTGCATTATTATAGGTAGAGCAGAGGCGTTTGCCTATCAAAATGGGATTTTTGATTCATTTTTGGATGGTGTAGGCAACACAATTGGCTATGGGCTTGTTCTTTTAACAATTGCCGTTGTAAGAGAACTTATTGGAAAAGGTGCTCTTGCAGGTATTCAAATTCTTCCCGACTCATACCAACCGATGCTTCTTATGGTGCTTCCGCCTTCAGGCTTTATTATGATTGGTATCCTTACAGGTGCAATTGAAACCTACCTCAGGAAAAAGGGAGGTAAAAAATGA
- a CDS encoding bifunctional folylpolyglutamate synthase/dihydrofolate synthase: MRLSESLDEIFALGGKINQPAKYGLESIRRVLSILDNPEKKVPYFHITGTKGKGSTSNYIASILRAHDYKTGLYISPSLISTLERISINGSLITPKEFVSLWVELKKIYETLEENFLPSTFETFTIMAFLYFLRNKVDFGVLEVGLGGRLDATNVIEKSVVSIITDISFDHQKYLGNTLKEIAYEKSKIIKHKSPVVFSVKSGDAREVIVKEAIANDSPYYEYGKDFKAINVRKENGKSIFDFVSKNPEIEIRNLEIKGLADYQVIDASLAVQSIIVSGVEYSFESIRKGLVKAFWPGRFEIISEKPLIILDGAHNDASSLALKESIESVVKGNVVLLFSMLSDKNVRDFLSNIKDVVSHIFITTTPNSYSRAMDVMDLYACAREFFPPEKISIEEDPRRAYFRAKVYASNTPLVVTGSLYLVGFVRTLENIFTFTTN, encoded by the coding sequence GTGAGACTTTCAGAAAGTTTAGATGAAATTTTTGCTTTAGGTGGAAAAATAAATCAGCCTGCAAAATACGGGCTTGAAAGCATAAGAAGGGTACTTTCGATACTGGATAATCCAGAAAAGAAAGTGCCCTATTTTCATATAACAGGGACAAAAGGTAAAGGTTCAACTTCGAATTACATTGCCTCAATACTTAGAGCGCATGATTATAAAACGGGGCTTTACATCTCTCCTTCCCTTATTTCCACCCTCGAAAGGATAAGCATAAATGGTTCACTTATCACACCAAAAGAGTTTGTTTCTCTTTGGGTTGAACTAAAGAAGATATACGAGACGCTTGAAGAGAATTTTCTTCCATCGACATTTGAGACCTTTACCATAATGGCATTTCTGTATTTTCTTAGAAATAAAGTTGATTTTGGAGTTCTTGAAGTTGGTCTTGGTGGAAGGCTTGATGCAACAAATGTAATCGAAAAATCCGTTGTGTCTATTATTACAGACATAAGTTTTGACCACCAGAAATATCTTGGAAATACTCTTAAAGAGATTGCTTACGAAAAGTCTAAGATTATTAAACATAAATCCCCTGTAGTGTTTAGCGTAAAGTCGGGGGATGCTCGTGAAGTTATCGTAAAAGAGGCAATTGCAAATGATTCGCCTTACTATGAATATGGAAAGGATTTTAAAGCCATAAACGTAAGGAAAGAAAATGGGAAATCTATTTTTGATTTTGTTTCAAAGAATCCAGAAATAGAGATTAGAAACCTGGAAATTAAAGGGCTTGCGGATTATCAGGTTATAGATGCCTCTCTTGCAGTTCAATCTATAATTGTAAGCGGAGTTGAGTATTCATTTGAATCTATAAGAAAAGGCCTTGTAAAGGCTTTTTGGCCGGGAAGGTTTGAGATCATTTCTGAAAAACCGCTCATTATTCTTGATGGTGCACATAATGATGCTTCGTCTCTTGCTTTAAAAGAGTCGATTGAAAGCGTAGTTAAGGGTAATGTTGTATTGCTTTTTTCGATGCTTTCGGATAAAAATGTAAGAGATTTTCTTTCAAACATTAAGGATGTAGTTTCGCATATATTTATTACAACAACGCCAAATTCCTATTCAAGGGCAATGGATGTGATGGATCTCTATGCCTGCGCAAGGGAATTTTTTCCTCCCGAGAAGATTTCTATAGAGGAAGACCCAAGACGTGCGTATTTTCGTGCAAAAGTATATGCTTCCAACACACCGCTTGTTGTTACAGGGTCGCTTTATCTTGTTGGTTTTGTAAGAACTCTTGAAAATATTTTTACTTTTACAACAAATTAA
- a CDS encoding zinc-ribbon domain-containing protein yields MEKIIEVIKTVLPNFSTADILIIILSLLALIVTIAIYVYNDSRLRGGNAKGWLIATILLGGILPLVFYLMVRSPYTLEELNEEKERKEVLELQKKYYKIQIEKELYKCPVCGEEVRSDYLFCPHCFTQLKKKCPQCGAIVEKDAKICPYCGFIFEERKE; encoded by the coding sequence ATGGAAAAAATTATTGAAGTAATTAAAACAGTTTTACCTAATTTTTCAACGGCAGATATCTTAATCATTATTCTTTCGCTTTTAGCACTAATTGTAACCATTGCGATTTATGTGTATAACGACAGCAGGCTAAGAGGAGGTAACGCTAAAGGCTGGTTAATTGCAACAATCCTGCTTGGTGGAATCCTGCCTCTTGTATTTTACCTTATGGTAAGGAGTCCTTATACACTCGAAGAATTAAACGAGGAAAAAGAAAGGAAGGAGGTGTTAGAACTTCAGAAGAAATACTACAAAATACAGATCGAGAAAGAGTTGTACAAATGTCCAGTTTGTGGTGAAGAAGTGAGAAGTGACTATTTGTTCTGTCCGCACTGTTTTACTCAGTTAAAGAAGAAGTGTCCACAATGTGGAGCAATCGTAGAGAAGGATGCAAAAATTTGTCCTTACTGTGGCTTTATCTTTGAAGAACGAAAGGAGTGA